In the genome of Entelurus aequoreus isolate RoL-2023_Sb linkage group LG08, RoL_Eaeq_v1.1, whole genome shotgun sequence, one region contains:
- the ndufa8 gene encoding NADH dehydrogenase [ubiquinone] 1 alpha subcomplex subunit 8 — protein sequence MPSTPEVPASQELNVDEVNVSSAVLKAAAHHFGSQCDKPSKEFMLCRWEEKDPRKCLEEGRKVTACALNFFRQIKGNCAESFTEYWTCLDYSNLAELRHCRKQQNAFDGCVLDKLDWVRPQLGELSKVTKVATSRPIPENPYHSRPRPEPNPIIEGNIEPSKYGSKLFFWPW from the exons GTCAACGTGTCCTCGGCGGTGCTCAAAGCGGCAGCTCACCACTTTGGGTCGCAGTGTGACAAGCCCAGCAAGGAGTTCATGCTCTGTCGCTGGGAGGAAAAGGACCCCCGCAAGTGTCTGGAAGAAGGGAGGAAAGTCACCGCGTGTGCGCTCAACTTCTTCAG GCAAATCAAGGGGAACTGCGCCGAGTCCTTCACCGAGTACTGGACCTGTCTGGACTATTCCAATTTAGCCGAGCTGCGCCATTGTCGCAAGCAGCAGAACGCCTTCGACGGCTGCGTCCTCGACAAGCTGGACTGGGTGAGACCCCAGCTCGGAGAGCTGTCCAAG GTTACCAAGGTGGCGACCTCACGGCCCATACCCGAGAACCCTTACCACTCTCGCCCACGCCCCGAGCCCAACCCCATCATCGAAGGTAATATAGAGCCTTCCAAGTATGGCAGCAAGTTGTTCTTTTGGCCCTGGTGA